From the genome of Solanum pennellii chromosome 6, SPENNV200:
cactacggaaagtccaagggaaaacctacttatccagatgcaattagttcttgcttgtaaagtacaaaTACTTTTCGTTTCTTTGTCTTAGAGTCATGCGGGGTATTGTTGGGTTTTAAGAGGTGTGAAtgagaaaatgaagagttgcgaattttatgaaaggttgcaactattatgaaaagttaagatttttatgaaaagttgtgacttttatgaaaagttgcgactttatgaAAGGTAACGACTTTTCTGTAAGATtctgacttttccaaaggtttgtgacctttctggtAAGGCATAATAAGAACATTTtcgcactatcctttgttttctataaattgagggattccctctcattttaataatagaatttctggacttcttctactattactaaatctagtattctaagtttACTGTATCGTCATTGAGTGGCTCGTTGACACCAGTATTTTGGGTATAAATACACtagtgattgagatcattttatccTGGGATGACATATTCCAattcaaacctcggatactagaggggaataatttccttaagggaacACTTTGCATTCAGTAAGCTTGatcttctttatgtttttccagattctggtatgtgttacatatttaaatttgtgaattaattcatgttcttttgttcttcacttgTTCATTAAAATTTGGTAACTTTGCGTCTCTGCAAGTTTATTGGAATCATAAGATTTTTTAAACACAGATTGACAACAATTcatctttaagaaaaatattttgtatattttttctaatctatTTCTTGTTCTAGTTTCTCTACTAGTTTTCATTTTCTAATAGTGAAactgttcttaaactttgttgtgtcttatcatgttcttcaaagttttgttctaaatatcttaggaatacaagatAAATAACAGAAATTGCAGTGGTGTTTCCAGTGTCGATCTATTTCGTGGGGTGTTTGGATGGTGGAACaatgaaaaaagggaaaatgggTTTATTTGGGTTTTTTTGTTATACTTATTTGGGTGGGTTTTTGGGTGAACTTTTAAATTAGggataaaaagtaaataaattttggATAGACCGTTAAGATTGTGACACGTGTCTCTCTGTAAGTTTTAAGGGTATATACCACCCAAAATTTGGATGGTAGGGTCATCAATTTTCCAAAAGTATAACGAAGGGTATCTAAATACCATTTACATTAGTTCAGGTTTATATTTGATCTTTTTCCCTTGATAAAATTTTGACAATCAACTTTATTCATATACGtcttttaagtttttaattattggaatatatatattacttttatgtcatttttaaaCAATATATGTTACTCATATATCCTTATTTATGTAGCACTGATTCGATGGTCAAATCAAACATTATAtatctttcaaatatttttacttttcaattATTGTGTTTTGTAGTATTTTTAcgtaatttttagaaaatatatatgatttcatTTGTTACAACTTATGTATGGCAAATAGAATTTCAAGAGTCCATCAATTTTTTGATCAAGTTCCTAGTTATTGAGATTTACAatactttttacataatttagTTATTGAGATATACAatactttttacataattttcatataataaaatttgaattattttttacacaatttttaaaatataacaaaagacTAAAAACTAAGACAagtaaattaaaacaaaaaaattataaaaaaatatcaattattttttgacaGATTTGAAAAAGAAGACATGAGACAAATACTTCAAATTACTTTACACGGCCAAACTGTTTGTTGTagttcatacatatatcaaatgAACTTTGAGGTGACTAACTCATAtttattctttgattttatattCTTGCATTTACTTAAACATCTTCatttgtaatatcatcataaatGTATTATAAACTCCGTGATGATCATACAATACCTagttttctctaatttttattttcttcatgttTGTTAATTAGTAGAGATCTGTTGTCTTGTTAGGATTAGTAAGGTAATGCCTAATCTCCTTACTTGTACttatctatatttatatttttaattttttttttaaaaaagaNNNNNNNNNNNNNNNNNNNNNNNNNNNNNNNNNNNNNNNNNNNNNNNNNNNNNNNNNNNNNNNNNNNNNNNNNNNNNNNNNNNNNNNNNNNNNNNNNNNNNNNNNNNNNNNNNNNNNNNNNNNNNNNNNNNNNNNNNNNNNNNNNNNNNNNNNNNNNNNNNNNNNNNNNNNNNNNNNNNNNNNNNNNNNNNNNNNNNNNNNNNNNNNNNNNNNNNNNNNNNNNNNNNNNNNNNNNNNNNNNNNNNNNNNNNNNNNNNNNNNNNNNNNNNNNNNNNNNNNNNNNNNNNNNNNNNNNNNNNNNNNNNNNNNNNNNNNNNNNNNNNNNNNNNNNNNNNNNNNNNNNNNNNNNNNNNNNNNNNNNNNNNNNNNNNNNNNNNNNNNNNNNNNNNNNNNNNNNNNNNNNNNNNNNNNNNNNNNNNNNNNNNNNNNNNNNNNNNNNNNNNNNNNNNNNNNNNNNNNNNNNNNNNNNNNNNNNNNNNNNNNNNNNNNNNNNNNNNNNNNNNNNNNNNNNNNNNNNNNNNNNNNNNNNNNNNNNNNNNNNNNNNNNNNNNNNNNNNNNNNNNNNNNNNNNNNNNNNNNNNNNNNNNNNNNNNNNNNNNNNNNNNNNNNNNNNNNNNNNNNNNNNNNNNNNNNNNNNNNNNNNNNNNNNNNNNNNNNNNNNNNNNNNNNNNNNNNNNNNNNNNNNNNNNNNNNNNNNNNNNNNNNNNNNNNNNNNNNNNNNNNNNNNNNNNNNNNNNNNNNNNNNNNtatatatatatattagtaaatGATTAAGAGGGTGTTTACATTGACTTTTAGTTGGACAAACCCACGTTTAAATCAATTTTGACTTAAAGTGtttgacaaattaaaataaataagaaagtgtttgaaagatcaaaatgacttaaaataaatttaaaatgacttaaattaagtcaaaaaaatgaaagaaaaactaGTCTAGaactctaaataataaaagaaataaattaaaaagacaTTACAAAAGATATGTTTGAAGTGCCAGGTAGGCATGTTGACCTGGTTATTGACACACATATATTAGTAAGGGAAGCATAGAGTCGGCGGCTTCTTGTCTCCGCCCCGCTCCCGCTCCCACCGTTCTGCCCAATCTTTCTCGTCTCTCGTCAAGCAAAGCCGATTTTACAACTCATACTAAATCAGTGTATAGATACATCCATCATCTCATTTATGcaggttttttgttttttttttcttatctatCTTCACCTTTAGATGTACTTATGTGTTTGTGTTTTTCCCCTTTCTGAAACAGACTTGAAAGGCAGCGTATACCCTTGATGGACGATGATTTGATCAATGCTATAGTAATGGATCTTGATTTGAACCACGAACCTATGGAGTCTTCTGCTTTAGGATTAGGGTCTTCGCCCAATTCTAGGATAGAACAAAGAATTCTTCACCTCGAGGCTGTTGCAGCTAGGTGGCGTCAGGTTCATAATTCTGCGGCTGATAATTCTGCTCCTGATTCTGTTCAACATCACAATTGTCTAGGCAAGGGAAAAGGATGCAAAAGAGATAGATCCCATTTAGtagcaaaggcattggagatGGATGTAGTGGTTAAGAAAGTTGATAAGAATGGTCCAAGTTTCTTTGACtgtaatatttgttttgatattGCAAAAGAACCTATTTTGACTTGTTGTGGCCATTTATATTGCTGGTCATGCTTTTATAACTTACCCTATGTTGATTCAACTACAAAAGAGTGCCCTGAGTGCAAGGGAGAGGTCACTGATGCAAATATTACTCCAATTTATGGCAATGCCAACAGTTACTGCTCCAACCAAGTCCACTCTGCTTTCGAATTACCACCAAGGCCAAAAGCAAATAGAGTCGAGAGTGTTAGACAGCAGCGTGTCACTCGGGGATTGTCTCATATACCAGTTGCTGAAGCACTTAGGAGAATTAGGAATAGTATTGGATTAGGCCATAACCCACAGCAACTACACACTGGTGCCGTTAGTTCAACTTCTCTGAGCGGCTCTCACGACTTGCAAAATACTGAGGCCACTGGCAGCCAGCGACCACGCTCCCGAGTGTTTTCGAGGGTATTATTAGAGGGCGCGGCTTCTCTTTCATCGGAATTAGGAAATGTACAGAGGCTGTTTGAGGACATTACAACGTCAATTACAGATCGCATTCATGAAATAAGCAATTTGCAAGTTTCACCTATTGGTCATGATGAAGGTAATTCTCTCAGAAGTGACGCTGCTATCATACGATCAGAGCATCAGACTCTGGATTCAATTGCAGAGGCAAGCTCTGTTGTATCTCTTCCTTCCTCTTCACAATCAAATGAAGTTACTGATGCAACACTTCAGATGGAAAACCTGAGTGGTTTCTCAAGGCTTTCAGATTTAGATAGCGAAATTGTTCCtgaaacaagaagaagaagatttagCTGATGCATTTGAATGATCGAGGTATAATTTCTCTGTTATTTTAcctaaagaagtaatacatttcatgttatcatgttcatcaaatgtGAGAAATTTTCACTCCAATATAATGACTTAGGTAGACGCTTTTCTCGAATGTGGTCAAGAATGTGGTGTTGCCCTTGTTGGAAGTGATAATCTAGCTCAGAGATTTACCGTCGTGGAGGAATTTTTTGATGATAAGCTTTTAGAAAAAGATATGGCTGCTGAGATTGTGGCATCTTGTCTGTACAGCAGATAGTAGGTACTTTTCTTAGGAAGCAATGTTATTGCCGTTGcttatttatacatttcgtgGCAGTTCCTGGTGGTATGATGACAGCTTTCGCTCATGTAAATGGTATACCAGGTTTACTTAGAGTAAAGTTGATCATTTGTATCAAACATTTCTTTCCAGTTTCTGAAATCTAATGGGTACTTCTGCTCATTCTTagtctttctattttctttaaaaatatcaaacacaGTACTTGTATATTCCTGTATTCTAGTAGTCTTAATTATCTATAGATGCTTCTCGATCTGAAGTAGACCCTATTTTTGGTACCTCATAAAGATATCCTAGATATTCTTACTTGGCAACTTTCACTTATACGACTAACTCCATTTAGCACAACAAGTGCCTGCGTCATCCCTGAGGCTAGAGACTTAATGACTTAGTATTGCCACTAGATGAGGTTGGAATCTCAAAGGTGCATGCTGAAGATATAATAGAAACAAAAGAGTTACCCCAATATGTTCATAAGAGTTTTCTCTTCCATCAAGAACCCTCTGCTTCCTTACCcttcatgttgtcaccattctCGTCttcagttttttctttttaatttccaTCATAGTACCGATTCCTTTATCATCCCTGACATTACCCATTGAACTTTAAATATTTCCCTGATCATGCACAAAAGGTTGTGCCCAATTGGACGACGAAGTACAAGTGGTTGACATCCTCACCCCCTTTCTTACACATGAAGCACCAGCACAGACCATAGAAATTAAGATACTTCTTGGTATTCTCGGGATTTATACAGTTGATGATGAAACTCCTTTTTCTCCTCATCTGATATTGTCATTGTCTTGCTTTTCGTGTATCCACCTAACCCTGCCCATGAAATTAATCCTTTGCCTGAAAAGGAATTAGATTACTGTGTTAAATCCTCATACTTCTAATCTTGCAAGTTTCTTCCAGTTTTAGATCCCATAATATCGCCTCTGTTGATCACCAAGTTGATTTACTATAGCTGTCTGTCGCCTTGATATTGTAATCAAGTTGaaaaacttcacataatgaAATGTTCGGACACCATCTTTGTTTCCTAAAATGGAGTCTCATACCATCTCCTGGCTTACACTGGACATCGTCCCAATTTTTTATAATACTCTTCCATGGGGGGAGGAGCGTGGCGTTGTCTCTGATTTGTTCTCCATCCCTCTATGTACATTCTGTATTTTCTTCGATCAATGCATGGTCTTCTATCCCAAACATCTATAGCTATTTTCCTAGTAGAGCCACATAGAATACCTTCAAATTCTCTTATGGCGAAAACATTTTTATACAGGATATAGTGGTACTGCTCTGATCTAGTGATTGATTTTTATACAGAAACTTAAAAGAGTATTCTGTTGTTCATCCAGTCCACTTACCAGGATGATTTCACTCTTTAACAAATTAATCGTCAACCCAGAGGCTTCCTGGAACTACAATAGTATATTCTTTAAGTTCTGGAGTTGTTCCGTCTTTGCTTCATAAAATACCAAGATCAAGATTCAAGGCTGTTTGCCTCGAAGCCTCTTAACTACCCTCTTATGGCTGCTAGAAGCTTTATCTTCTGTAAGATACAAATTATCTCCCTAGCGTCAATCAAATGTATGAGCCTCTACCTTCATTTACATAACAAATTATACGCCACCATGGAGCATCAAGGTGTAGCACAAGAGTCATGTAAAATCATCCATTTTGTTTATAACTTGTGTATTTCCATTTCTTTCTATTGCTTAAGTTACCTTTCAACTTACGCGTGTCAAAATGGAGTTAGGATGGATTGAACTGGGATCATAACTCAATCTGCCCGGGTTGAAATTACTCAAAGTGAAGCAACAGTACGATGAAAATGCATCCAAGAAAATCATAAATTGACGGGTCCTCCATAATACTCATTTAAAAGGttattaattacattttttacCTACAAAAATACTCATTTTAAAGGGCTATCACTTTATGTATTTGGAAAGAGTCAGTCATATTTACGTCTGAATTGTACTTTTGGTTGGTGTGATTCCAATATTGGGAAAAAGAAATATCGGTatttgaagaaggaaatcaaagGAAATGGGTGCCCAAATATATATACTTGGAGAAGACAATGGGGGTGGGGGCATAGGGGATAATTGGTTtaaatctttttcaaaaaacattatTGGTCAAAAATTTATATGTCAATGATTTATCggttactttttatttttttcaaaaataattatttaagaattattttttatgtaaataacACATGTCCTCGTCTAATTTGTCACTTTACACGTCATTCGCGAGTGTAACACAAcatcttattaattttaaaatgaacatCGTCTAGTTGAAGCGTCTAAGTGAAAGTCCGTGCCAATTTTAAGGGGCCACCGATGAGTTAGGCCTTAAAATTATATACTCAATCACACTTTAAATGCCCCtcaaaaatttagaatttcGCTCACAATTTCATGTATAAAGGCTATTTGAAATATGTATTTATCtgtataaattttatgttaaatttatgtGGAAAAAATTACGCTCCAAATGCGTCTCACTATGTCATGtataaatttgatatgaaatatgcataaaattgcatcaattttgtataaagttttagtttttttaaaatttgatacaaCTACAATAACATTGTGTACAACTCATAtcatatttatacaaatatatatagatCAAATGGACGAGTCTAGAAATAGAGGTTGGTGGGAGTACGTGGACCAATACAATGCAGAGCACATAGCCAAGTTTGCCTGTTTTTATACACCGCTGAGGATTTCTTAAATGTCTAATTCAAGCAGCTAGAAAATGGAGCTTCGCTCTCTGTACAAATTCCCATCTAAGGATGCAGATAGCTAATATTCGTGCTTCATAAATATCATCTTCACATAATATCTTTTATCGAAACCCTATGCAATAAAATGAAACTTTAGATCCACATTATTATGTGTGCTTTAaacttttttatgttattttataacaataatgGTACGTACTACATGTAATCTGCAATGATTTTTATTAAAGATATCTTGTTATTCGTAATTTTGTCTCCAACATATTATGTCTcttaattttgtattatgaGTTTGAACTTTACATACTTTAACATATCAAATTCTAAATGTGTCAGTAGAATATATTTGAAGCACGTCGTGtcacatatttatttgaaaaaataaaggcAAGTAATATATGTGAATAAAAATGGCTCAGTATAATGACTTGATCCGTCGTTACTAAAGGGCTGTCTCGCGCAATCATAAACGTCCGGAAGTGTGGTGCAAgaattttcatatttgagaatATAATGTTTTTGTTCCAAATTGAATTTTGTAACGACGTGTTCCCGTCGTTATATAAAAGCCAACGGGAAAAGTATTTGGGTCAGAAATTTTTGAGTAGTGACTTAAAAAATTGTAGTCTAGTCCAGATTTGGATGAACTCATAGTCAGGTGAGGTCAAGTTCCTAAATTTTGATGTCAATTATCATGTCTATCCTCATACTTTAAAATTTCAAGTctagagttaagtttcaagttctccaaatactatAAACCTAatagttttcatataatataatcataGGCGAACCCATGATTCAAAGATAGGGGAGGGGGGGGGGCACTACTAAAACTCTAAGAACTCACCACAAAAAAGGTTTAACGCTAAAGTAAAAGCTGATTTTAAAGCCAAAAAAAGGTTGCCTCTAGTGGGATTCAAACTTGCGCAATTGCTCTTTTGACAGGAACACTTTCAACCAATTCACATAAACACTTTATTTTGTAAGTGTGcacaattaattatataatcattTATCCACtagctatacatatatatacgattattttctaaaagttaCCGAGTGCACGTGCACCCTCACGGATGCATGTGGATGTTCCTCTGAACATAATACACCCAATATTCAATTACACATGTTAATATATCAAACTTGGATCTTAGTGTAATAACCATGGTAAAAATTCTTACACAACAAAGGATTAAGCCACCAGTAACCTTCAAAGTCAATATCTAAACCTGACatacattatattaaaaagaattatcaaaatacTATAGTTTCCAATGATTTACTCATTTTAAGattatatttcatagtttttaggTTTATTACTACTtaatttacaatatattttttttcacaatgTCTTTCAAATTACAATCACGCAAGTGACAGTGGCCTAGCCGCTTTctcaaactaaaatttgaacaaaaacaTGTCCAGTAACTTTAACTGTAATAAAAGAAACATACATAACCTTAGCCTAT
Proteins encoded in this window:
- the LOC107021636 gene encoding E3 ubiquitin-protein ligase RMA1-like, which translates into the protein MDDDLINAIVMDLDLNHEPMESSALGLGSSPNSRIEQRILHLEAVAARWRQVHNSAADNSAPDSVQHHNCLGKGKGCKRDRSHLVAKALEMDVVVKKVDKNGPSFFDCNICFDIAKEPILTCCGHLYCWSCFYNLPYVDSTTKECPECKGEVTDANITPIYGNANSYCSNQVHSAFELPPRPKANRVESVRQQRVTRGLSHIPVAEALRRIRNSIGLGHNPQQLHTGAVSSTSLSGSHDLQNTEATGSQRPRSRVFSRVLLEGAASLSSELGNVQRLFEDITTSITDRIHEISNLQVSPIGHDEGNSLRSDAAIIRSEHQTLDSIAEASSVVSLPSSSQSNEVTDATLQMENLSGFSRLSDLDSEIVPETRRRRFS